AGTATTCCCTTTTATGGAAAAAAATTagtatataaaatagtaaaagtgATATCGGATGAATGTACAAACAGTGATTTGTCTGAATATTTTGAACAACTAAATGTAACAAATCAAATACACgacttcaaattttacaaagcaCTTTACAATACAAAATGGACAATCTTAAATGAAGAGCAAGAAAGTAAACAAAACGACactaaacaaattaaatataaaatacaagatGTTGGgggatacaataaaataatacaggAGATAAAAGATGTTTTGGACTTTGGACTTGGTAGatgtaacaatattattaactttTACATTAGTAAAGGAATATTGTTGTATGGTCCGGCTGGTGTCGGCAAATCTTTGATTGCTAATGCCTTGTTATCAGAATATAATGTTAATTCTTTTACTATATACAGTTCGGATATTTACAGTAAATCACTAGGAGAAACGGagcaaaaattgaaagatatttTCATAGAGGCTAAAGCCAAAGCTCCAAGTATTATTTTGATAGAAGAACTCGATAATTTATGTCCTAAAAGAAGTACTTCGAGTTCAGATCATGAAAGACGAGTTCTTGCGCAACTAACAGCGCTTTTTGACGATATACAAAATGCTAATGATAACATCGTCATATTAGCTACAACTTCCAAGCTAGATTTGGTAGATAGTTCCCTTAGAAGACCTGGTAGAATagatagggaatttgaaatttatgtgcCTACTCCCCTTATGCGTGTAGAAATACTTAAAAAAATGCTGTTAAACATCCCAAATACATTGTCTACGGACGATGTATTAAATATTGCGTTTGTAACTCATGGATTTGTTGGTGCCGACCTGTATGGCCTATGCTCGCAAGCTATTCTGAACGCTGTAAAAAAACAACAAAAGGCTGCAACAGTACCGTGTTTAAAAGTAACATCATCTGATTTCAACTGTGCTTTGATCATAACAAAGCCATCAGCTATGAAGGAAGTTCTAATAGAAGTGCCAAACGTTCGATGGTCCGACATTGGAGGGCAAAaagatttgaaattgaaattgatacaAGCGGTTGAATGGCCGTTACGCCATCCGGAAGCATTTATAAGAATGGGTATTACTCCTCCCAAAGGTGTTCTGATGTTTGGTCCACCAGGTTGCTCTAAAACAATGATCGCTAAAGCTCTGGCAACAGAGAGCAAAGTGAACTTTTTGAATATAAAGGTGTGACTCGTTactatttacttttattttttttgtatgaatcTGCAAAGTTATGTTTTATACAGGGTCCAGAATTGTTCTCAAAATGGGTTGGTGAATCTGAAAAAGCAGTCAGAGAAGTATTTCGAAAAGCAAGACAAGTTTCACCTTCCATAGTGTTTATTGATGAAATAGACGCTTTGGGAGGTGAAAGATCTTCTGCGTCCAACACCGGAAGTAACGTACAAGAACGAGTTTTAGCACAGTTATTAACAGAGCTTGATGGAGTTAGTGCATTAGGGAGTGTTACTCTTGTCGCGGCGACTAATCGCCCGGATAAAATTGATAAGGTTAATtggatatataaattattatatatttagtaAACATATCTTGTATTAATTTCGgtattattattctttataGGCGCTACTTCGACCAGGTCGTTTAGATCGAATAATATATGTACCATTACCCGATTATGACACCAGACAAGAAATTTTcgatataaaattaagaaatatgccAATTAACGAGGATGTACGAATTCAAGATTTAGTCGAACTTACAGAAGGTTATTCAGGAGCAGAAATTCAAGCGATATGTCACGAAGCTGCCATGAAAGCTCTTGAAGAAGATTTAAATGCTTCCATAATCACTAAAGAACATTTTAAAGCGGCGTTGGCTCTAATTATTCCTCGAACTCCTCCGTCCTTGATAAATATATACAATGACtacctaaataaaatatattaaccatGAAACATTTGCTCGTGCATAGCAATCGAATTTGTTTATTCTCGGTGACATAATCATTCATTTATCGAAATATTCTTTCATTATTGTATAATCATATTTTTGTCCAATTACATTTTCGgtgatatttaacaaaatttgcaattgtacaattacaaaaatataacgcTGAAAGATGTCAGTGTTCGTAAAATGTGATGAACCCTCTAATAAACCCAGATCAAAAAGAATGATTGAAtggtttgataattttattatttaacatatttggttaatttttaatcaacatTTATTTCAGCTGTGGTGGTTGTCCTCCAGCGGAACTACAATGTCCACAAATTTGTACCATGCCATGTATGCAGGAAATTGTATGTTATCCATGTGAATATCAAGAACAACCTGAATGTCCCCCACCTATGCCAGTTACTTGCATGCCGCGTCCACCTCGAGCACCATGTGTACCATGCGCCCCACGACCTTTCGTTTGTCCTCCCTGCACGGGTCATCCATGCATCACTTGTGCACCCTTACCAAAGCCAGTCCCTGCTCCTGTCGAATATGGACCTGTCTTACGAACGCCTCTTACTACTGGTGGATTGTTTTACATTGGAAGTACAAGATGTTACACTTGCACACCATCCGCGTgttgctaaattgctaaatgtTTTGTGTACTACATCCATCCTTCTCACATAATAGTGTcaacataaaatgtaaaattaaagtaaattaaataaatcttaCACATGATGCACTTATATCTATGTGTACTATACAATGAAATCATATGCGAATTATCtcgatatttttatatctaaatttctgtatctcAACTTTTTTATTTCCGATGATTTGGTAACAACAGACATTgatattattgtacaattttaaataattgcaaaatttgtaagtAAAATTATACTAATGGATAGAAGGAGGTGTGAGCTCTGTCCATTATCACATTTTGATAGATGTAGTTATACAGTAACAACTTCTATGCAACCTTTGTTAAATGTAGAACATCGCAAATCCTGTCAACAGTATTCCCCTAAGATTGAACCGATAAAAGCTGTGAGGTAGAGATTTAATGTCAAGTTATTGTGTACAAGATTTTCATTATTTACTCATTGTAAATTATACATTGAAGATTTAAACCACCTGTAAATATACCGCAATGTTACGGACCATGGACAAATTTAATGTATCGTCCTATCATACAAGGAGCATTAAAATATCGAGGAGTATATAAATTAGTTCCTGTTGATCCTCCGCCAAGCAGTCCTGTACTGTGTAGACCTGCGCCTGATAAACCTACTGATTCCACTGGAATGGTAGTTTATCGTCGCTGGCCCACGTTTCTGCATCCCTATATGTAAACAAACACACGTGGACcctaattttatgtattatatatgtacACTGTGATTGAATGTACTGTATGAGTACTAAATTATTAGTAATTActagaaatgtataaaaaaactATGTTTGCGTAAAAATGTGTACAAAAAGTAAGGTTATGttttgaatgtataaataatataatattgaaagtacatcacaaataaataattaatatggaAGCTATATGGAATAATATTCAATTAGAGCGTCCACCAAATATTACTTGTTACGTTAAGCGTGAAAAGTTTGGTAAGTCAAATATCTGAAAAAATCATATACATTTTCAGCATATAAATCAAAGCATATTATAAGTTCTTTCTACTTTATTAGATACAACagcatttttaaaaacattagaaaaaattataaaggaTTTAACTTCTCAAAAATTGTTACACAAGGAAGCAGCAATTTTAAGCAGAATAATTTATCGTATGAAAACTAAATTTCGAAATGACAAAGGTGTTAAATTTATGCTGAAAGTAAATAAAACCCTACTCAATTATCTTCATTTACAACTCAagaaagaatatgaaaatttaaaggacTTTGTTGAAATAAACAATGATTATGTTACATTACCTAGTAAACAAATGATAGAATATGTCTTGGTTAGAACACAGGGATTTGCCAAACTTGTGTTACGTATGGAAGAAGTTTCGAAACTTACTGCACATTTTCTCAGAAGTAGAATTGGTATAGGTCATGCTTGGACTGTTGCTACTATTGCATATGCTATTATTAGTAGAATATGGTTAGTTTTTTCATTATTTGGTATTAATTTATGAATCATgaataaacttttatatttttaaatatttggttGTAGGGTTTTATCAAGGTATTTAGTTAAACAATCTTGTATATGGTATAATGAtttatatcaatatttaaaatcattcaAAGTTTCTGGAATACAATGGCTTCCTGATAACTATGAATTCCcaaatgatttaaaattatGGTTATCGGTACCATGGATAGAAGAACCTATTCCAAGGCATGTAGAaaccattaaaaataataaaatactatgtAACATCATCATAATTAATCTATATTGTTACAGTGTTCCCAGTAGTTATGGATTACAAAGTTCAATATTTAAGCTGATTATACCAGGTGATTATGAGTCAGATGAAGATTTAATCTTTGACACAGAAGACAATAGTAAACCAACAAATGCTGACAATGCATTATTAtctcaaaaaaaagaaaatattacatcCAGTATAACACCaacaaatgaaaagaaaagtatTGTGTCTGATAATGATACAGGAGGTATTCAAAttagataaattattattttctaataaacaaTCATGAAAATAGCtaactattatttttaatttgcagaAGTTATTGACCGCCGCACTTTTTATCTCGAACGTGTTAAAAATGCGGCAATAGTTCCCAAAGAAAAGAAGCACAAAGGAACGACAAAGATAAAAGATACAGAAGAAAAAATTCATCATGAAGTAATAAATACTCAAAAAAGTGATTTTAAAGTTGTAAATGATAGAAACGAAAATGTGAAACAATACAAGAATCCTATCATAAAACAGGATGTAACTAAAAAAGAAGTTCAAAAAAAAGTATCAACATTTAATAAGGTTAAAAATAAATCAGACTTAGAAATGTTATTGAATAAAGATTCATATCCAGGTTTAGATAAATTACAATGGAATATTATTAGAAACAAAagtaaaaagttattaaatgaattaaatgcTTGTTCTTCCGAATCAAAGcaaggaattttattaaaaaaaataaaaaagcgaATACAGTTGTGGATTGCATAAATACTGCATGTAACAATCAaccaaaaaattataataaaataaataaatttgacacTTGTTATAAATTCATTACTAGTAACTTTAATTATCATAATATTCTTTTGATTGTTGAAAACAATTGACTAGCACGTAAACTATTTGAAGTATATTAATTAGCTTTAAGTTAACGCAAGAtgctaaaattaataatactgtgcaattagattgatataaatCATAAACA
This Megachile rotundata isolate GNS110a chromosome 7, iyMegRotu1, whole genome shotgun sequence DNA region includes the following protein-coding sequences:
- the LOC100879764 gene encoding ATPase family gene 2 protein homolog A isoform X1, which encodes MTSKAKEGGRKSLSSWVKCEKCPSILMQKDIEVHAANCPPNFETQNPSVETCQPNFIANGILYSNIELHKPSGVFCIEQPKNISERVCDDLIFISEIALQICEIAIGDCVLVTSGDNTVVKTAWPCKNKTLGVSLTKHAIELNNLKGQVTVQKLKCLVNIAKEFIISKIGKHTLPEITTELNIILKNHNEQKIFSVGNKLSIPFYGKKLVYKIVKVISDECTNSDLSEYFEQLNVTNQIHDFKFYKALYNTKWTILNEEQESKQNDTKQIKYKIQDVGGYNKIIQEIKDVLDFGLGRCNNIINFYISKGILLYGPAGVGKSLIANALLSEYNVNSFTIYSSDIYSKSLGETEQKLKDIFIEAKAKAPSIILIEELDNLCPKRSTSSSDHERRVLAQLTALFDDIQNANDNIVILATTSKLDLVDSSLRRPGRIDREFEIYVPTPLMRVEILKKMLLNIPNTLSTDDVLNIAFVTHGFVGADLYGLCSQAILNAVKKQQKAATVPCLKVTSSDFNCALIITKPSAMKEVLIEVPNVRWSDIGGQKDLKLKLIQAVEWPLRHPEAFIRMGITPPKGVLMFGPPGCSKTMIAKALATESKVNFLNIKGPELFSKWVGESEKAVREVFRKARQVSPSIVFIDEIDALGGERSSASNTGSNVQERVLAQLLTELDGVSALGSVTLVAATNRPDKIDKALLRPGRLDRIIYVPLPDYDTRQEIFDIKLRNMPINEDVRIQDLVELTEGYSGAEIQAICHEAAMKALEEDLNASIITKEHFKAALALIIPRTPPSLINIYNDYLNKIY
- the LOC100879764 gene encoding ATPase family gene 2 protein homolog A isoform X2, yielding MTSKAKEGGRKSLSSWVKCEKCPSILMQKDIEVHAANCPPNFETQNPSVETCQPNFIANGILYSNIELHKPSEQPKNISERVCDDLIFISEIALQICEIAIGDCVLVTSGDNTVVKTAWPCKNKTLGVSLTKHAIELNNLKGQVTVQKLKCLVNIAKEFIISKIGKHTLPEITTELNIILKNHNEQKIFSVGNKLSIPFYGKKLVYKIVKVISDECTNSDLSEYFEQLNVTNQIHDFKFYKALYNTKWTILNEEQESKQNDTKQIKYKIQDVGGYNKIIQEIKDVLDFGLGRCNNIINFYISKGILLYGPAGVGKSLIANALLSEYNVNSFTIYSSDIYSKSLGETEQKLKDIFIEAKAKAPSIILIEELDNLCPKRSTSSSDHERRVLAQLTALFDDIQNANDNIVILATTSKLDLVDSSLRRPGRIDREFEIYVPTPLMRVEILKKMLLNIPNTLSTDDVLNIAFVTHGFVGADLYGLCSQAILNAVKKQQKAATVPCLKVTSSDFNCALIITKPSAMKEVLIEVPNVRWSDIGGQKDLKLKLIQAVEWPLRHPEAFIRMGITPPKGVLMFGPPGCSKTMIAKALATESKVNFLNIKGPELFSKWVGESEKAVREVFRKARQVSPSIVFIDEIDALGGERSSASNTGSNVQERVLAQLLTELDGVSALGSVTLVAATNRPDKIDKALLRPGRLDRIIYVPLPDYDTRQEIFDIKLRNMPINEDVRIQDLVELTEGYSGAEIQAICHEAAMKALEEDLNASIITKEHFKAALALIIPRTPPSLINIYNDYLNKIY
- the LOC100879764 gene encoding ATPase family gene 2 protein homolog A isoform X3: MTSKAKEGGRKSLSSWVKCEKCPSILMQKDIEVHAANCPPNFETQNPSVETCQPNFIANGILYSNIELHKPSGVFCIEQPKNISERVCDDLIFISEIALQICEIAIGDCVLVTSGDNTVVKTAWPCKNKTLGVSLTKHGNKLSIPFYGKKLVYKIVKVISDECTNSDLSEYFEQLNVTNQIHDFKFYKALYNTKWTILNEEQESKQNDTKQIKYKIQDVGGYNKIIQEIKDVLDFGLGRCNNIINFYISKGILLYGPAGVGKSLIANALLSEYNVNSFTIYSSDIYSKSLGETEQKLKDIFIEAKAKAPSIILIEELDNLCPKRSTSSSDHERRVLAQLTALFDDIQNANDNIVILATTSKLDLVDSSLRRPGRIDREFEIYVPTPLMRVEILKKMLLNIPNTLSTDDVLNIAFVTHGFVGADLYGLCSQAILNAVKKQQKAATVPCLKVTSSDFNCALIITKPSAMKEVLIEVPNVRWSDIGGQKDLKLKLIQAVEWPLRHPEAFIRMGITPPKGVLMFGPPGCSKTMIAKALATESKVNFLNIKGPELFSKWVGESEKAVREVFRKARQVSPSIVFIDEIDALGGERSSASNTGSNVQERVLAQLLTELDGVSALGSVTLVAATNRPDKIDKALLRPGRLDRIIYVPLPDYDTRQEIFDIKLRNMPINEDVRIQDLVELTEGYSGAEIQAICHEAAMKALEEDLNASIITKEHFKAALALIIPRTPPSLINIYNDYLNKIY
- the LOC143264782 gene encoding uncharacterized protein LOC143264782 — protein: MSVFVKCDEPSNKPRSKRMIECCGGCPPAELQCPQICTMPCMQEIVCYPCEYQEQPECPPPMPVTCMPRPPRAPCVPCAPRPFVCPPCTGHPCITCAPLPKPVPAPVEYGPVLRTPLTTGGLFYIGSTRCYTCTPSACC
- the LOC100875173 gene encoding nucleolus and neural progenitor protein encodes the protein MEAIWNNIQLERPPNITCYVKREKFDTTAFLKTLEKIIKDLTSQKLLHKEAAILSRIIYRMKTKFRNDKGVKFMLKVNKTLLNYLHLQLKKEYENLKDFVEINNDYVTLPSKQMIEYVLVRTQGFAKLVLRMEEVSKLTAHFLRSRIGIGHAWTVATIAYAIISRIWVLSRYLVKQSCIWYNDLYQYLKSFKVSGIQWLPDNYEFPNDLKLWLSVPWIEEPIPSVPSSYGLQSSIFKLIIPGDYESDEDLIFDTEDNSKPTNADNALLSQKKENITSSITPTNEKKSIVSDNDTGEVIDRRTFYLERVKNAAIVPKEKKHKGTTKIKDTEEKIHHEVINTQKSDFKVVNDRNENVKQYKNPIIKQDVTKKEVQKKVSTFNKVKNKSDLEMLLNKDSYPGLDKLQWNIIRNKSKKLLNELNACSSESKQGILLKKIKKRIQLWIA